A genomic window from Rhizobium sp. 007 includes:
- a CDS encoding protein-L-isoaspartate(D-aspartate) O-methyltransferase has protein sequence MRPLAQCQTLLAAVLAGAAAVVSTSASAQDRLAERTAMIETINSHARSAPSAVEGQGIDPVVLKTMGKVPRHFFVPEELRGAAYRDRPLPIGYGQTISQPFIVALMTDLINVGPGDVVLEIGTGSGYQAAVLSPLAAKVYSIEIIPKLGERAAARLAELHFDNVEVKVGDGYYGWPAHAPFDGIVVTAAASHIPPPLVEQLARGGRMVVPVGGPFATQFLMLVEKRVDGSITTRQLLPVSFVPLRGGQAR, from the coding sequence ATGCGTCCACTAGCCCAGTGCCAAACGTTATTGGCCGCGGTTCTGGCGGGCGCTGCCGCTGTGGTTTCGACATCTGCGTCCGCTCAGGATCGCCTCGCCGAGCGTACGGCGATGATCGAAACAATCAATTCGCACGCCCGCTCAGCGCCGTCAGCCGTCGAGGGCCAGGGCATCGATCCGGTGGTGCTGAAGACGATGGGGAAGGTGCCGCGCCACTTCTTCGTGCCCGAGGAGCTGCGCGGGGCGGCCTATCGAGATCGACCGCTGCCGATCGGATACGGTCAGACGATCTCGCAGCCCTTCATCGTCGCGCTGATGACCGACCTGATCAATGTCGGCCCTGGTGACGTTGTCCTCGAGATCGGCACTGGCTCGGGCTATCAGGCAGCCGTCTTGTCGCCACTCGCGGCAAAGGTTTACTCGATTGAGATCATACCGAAACTGGGCGAAAGGGCAGCCGCCCGGCTCGCTGAGCTCCACTTCGACAATGTCGAGGTAAAGGTAGGCGACGGTTACTATGGTTGGCCTGCGCACGCGCCATTCGACGGGATCGTGGTGACTGCCGCTGCCAGCCACATCCCTCCGCCGCTGGTCGAACAGCTCGCACGGGGCGGCCGGATGGTCGTCCCCGTCGGAGGTCCCTTCGCGACCCAGTTTCTCATGTTGGTCGAGAAGCGAGTGGACGGAAGCATCACGACCCGGCAGCTGCTGCCGGTGAGCTTTGTGCCGCTGAGGGGAGGTCAGGCCCGATGA
- a CDS encoding SAM-dependent methyltransferase has protein sequence MRVGRLLPVGLISAATLAHEVLLMRLFSIIQWHHFAYMIISIALLGFGASGTFLAFARRPLVERYPAAFAASAALFGISAVASVAGAERLPFNALEIIWNPGQLGWLAASYALLVLPFFFGATCIGLAFIRHPGQIGRVYAFDLVGAGIGALGTVGLLFLVPPPAALYFVAALGFAAAALAATGMARHRWLAVGSLGLAALLIAVWLPPSWTAPGPHMSQYKGLRMALEVPNARVVEERSSPLGLLTIVESPTVPFRYAPGLSLANTQEPPAQLAVFTDGDSITTITAYGGDPATVAYLDRTTAALPYRILTRPRMLILGAGGGEQVLLALRAGAVTVDAVEFNPQMIDLARNHFADFAGGIFSRPNVHLHLAEARAFAAATGERYDLIQMPLLDSFSAAAAGVQTMHENYTYTLEALRDYLAVLRPGGIIAITRWLRAPPRDILKLFATATAALEADGVAEAGQHLALIRSWNTATLLVAKSAFIGEDVAAIRGFAAENFFDTSWAPGISSADVNRYNQLDQEYLYEGALALLGPERADFIERYKFDIAPATDDRPYFFDFFRWRALPELLTLRTQGGAAMLDWGYLILATTLVQAAILSAVLILLPLWLRRRALGRGVHRLRFGLYFLSLGLAFLFIEIAFIQRFVLFLGHPLYAVAVVLAGFLAFAGLGSAVAARWMALVGRGSAVRGIALAVVVIACLAAAYLLALPLVFERLLALPDAVKIAIALLLIAPLAIFMGMPFPLGLGHVGACSEAFIPWAWGINGCASVLSAILAVLLAMHIGFTGVVVIATILYLVAPALLAGSWEPYDQQTPQGFVPDRNRARVKPTPENPIRLASAPIESGRG, from the coding sequence ATGAGAGTGGGTCGCCTGCTGCCGGTCGGTCTCATATCGGCGGCGACCCTTGCCCACGAAGTGCTACTGATGCGGCTCTTCTCGATCATTCAGTGGCATCATTTCGCCTATATGATCATAAGCATCGCGCTCCTGGGCTTCGGCGCGAGCGGTACATTCCTTGCGTTCGCCCGCCGCCCCCTGGTGGAGCGCTATCCCGCCGCGTTCGCAGCGTCGGCAGCCCTGTTCGGCATTTCTGCGGTTGCCAGTGTCGCCGGTGCCGAACGGCTTCCGTTCAACGCGCTCGAGATTATCTGGAATCCGGGGCAGCTCGGTTGGCTCGCGGCCAGCTATGCTCTCCTGGTTCTGCCGTTCTTTTTCGGTGCAACCTGTATCGGCCTTGCCTTCATCCGCCACCCTGGCCAGATTGGACGCGTCTATGCCTTCGACCTGGTCGGCGCAGGGATCGGTGCGCTGGGCACCGTCGGGCTGTTGTTCCTTGTCCCTCCCCCTGCGGCGCTGTACTTCGTCGCAGCGCTGGGATTCGCTGCGGCTGCCCTCGCCGCGACGGGCATGGCTCGTCATCGGTGGCTCGCCGTGGGCAGTTTGGGGCTTGCAGCTTTGCTCATCGCGGTGTGGCTACCACCGTCCTGGACGGCGCCCGGCCCGCACATGTCGCAGTACAAGGGCCTGCGCATGGCGCTCGAAGTGCCGAACGCGCGAGTGGTCGAGGAGCGATCAAGCCCGTTGGGACTACTGACGATCGTCGAGAGCCCGACCGTGCCTTTCCGGTACGCGCCGGGCCTCAGCCTCGCCAACACCCAAGAGCCGCCCGCGCAACTCGCCGTCTTCACCGATGGCGACAGTATTACGACGATCACCGCCTATGGCGGCGATCCGGCGACAGTCGCATATCTCGACCGGACAACGGCGGCGCTCCCGTACCGCATCCTTACGCGGCCGCGAATGCTGATCCTTGGTGCCGGCGGCGGCGAGCAGGTGCTGCTCGCACTGCGCGCCGGAGCCGTCACCGTGGATGCCGTAGAGTTCAACCCGCAGATGATCGACCTTGCTCGCAATCACTTCGCGGATTTCGCCGGCGGCATCTTTAGCCGCCCGAACGTGCATCTGCATTTGGCCGAGGCGCGCGCCTTCGCCGCGGCTACTGGCGAGCGTTACGACCTGATCCAGATGCCGCTCCTTGACTCTTTCAGTGCGGCCGCGGCCGGCGTACAGACCATGCATGAGAACTATACCTACACACTGGAGGCGCTGCGGGATTACCTCGCAGTGCTGAGACCGGGTGGTATTATCGCCATCACGCGATGGCTGCGGGCGCCGCCACGCGACATCCTCAAGCTGTTCGCCACCGCTACCGCAGCGCTTGAAGCTGATGGCGTAGCCGAGGCAGGCCAGCACCTTGCGCTGATCCGCAGCTGGAACACTGCAACCCTCCTCGTCGCCAAGTCGGCGTTCATCGGCGAAGACGTCGCAGCCATCCGCGGCTTCGCGGCCGAGAATTTCTTTGACACTTCCTGGGCGCCGGGCATCTCGTCAGCCGACGTGAACCGCTACAACCAGCTCGACCAGGAATATCTCTACGAGGGAGCCCTCGCTCTCCTCGGCCCCGAGCGGGCCGACTTCATCGAGCGCTACAAGTTCGATATTGCACCGGCCACTGACGATCGGCCTTATTTCTTCGACTTTTTCCGCTGGCGCGCCCTGCCCGAACTCCTGACGCTGCGCACGCAAGGTGGGGCAGCGATGCTCGACTGGGGCTACCTGATTCTGGCGACGACGCTCGTCCAGGCGGCGATCCTCAGCGCCGTCCTGATTCTGCTGCCGCTCTGGCTTCGCCGGCGGGCACTCGGGAGAGGAGTACATCGGCTGCGCTTCGGGCTCTATTTCCTTTCCTTGGGCCTGGCCTTCCTCTTCATCGAGATCGCCTTCATTCAGCGCTTCGTGCTGTTCCTCGGCCATCCGCTTTACGCTGTCGCCGTCGTACTTGCGGGATTCCTTGCCTTCGCGGGTCTCGGTAGCGCCGTAGCCGCACGCTGGATGGCGCTCGTTGGACGCGGATCAGCGGTGCGCGGCATTGCACTCGCCGTCGTGGTGATCGCATGCCTGGCTGCCGCCTACCTGCTCGCGCTGCCTTTGGTATTCGAACGGCTGCTGGCACTCCCGGATGCCGTGAAGATCGCGATCGCACTCCTCCTCATAGCGCCGCTCGCCATCTTCATGGGCATGCCCTTCCCCCTCGGCCTCGGTCACGTTGGCGCCTGCTCGGAGGCGTTTATTCCCTGGGCGTGGGGGATCAATGGCTGTGCGTCGGTGCTGAGCGCAATCCTCGCCGTACTGCTTGCCATGCATATCGGGTTCACTGGCGTCGTGGTGATCGCCACCATCCTCTATCTTGTCGCCCCGGCCTTACTCGCCGGGTCGTGGGAGCCATACGATCAGCAGACGCCGCAAGGATTTGTTCCAGATCGGAACCGGGCGCGAGTTAAACCAACGCCTGAAAACCCGATCCGGCTAGCGAGTGCGCCGATCGAATCCGGGAGGGGATGA
- a CDS encoding DUF429 domain-containing protein, producing the protein MQTFGTGSFAEWFMVAEHRSQISLHRPFYPMRPGGTRRQHLFDALGVSTGNDLLRHCERATGDRQNACMIFWTLGGNQVGKAAIAGWREIIVPNLAEIALWPFDGGIDALANPDVTIVAETYPGDVYGQLGIPRRPIWSKRQQSGRQSIGHHLIRWLAARPQVDGTAIRKAISDGFGSDKTGEDRFDATVGLLGMLDVVDGYRDDGVPDDKVVGRWEGWILGQAGTRGRGSQRRGAPP; encoded by the coding sequence TTGCAAACCTTCGGCACAGGTTCCTTTGCAGAGTGGTTCATGGTCGCCGAGCATCGCAGCCAGATCTCGCTGCACCGGCCGTTCTATCCAATGCGCCCGGGCGGCACGCGCCGCCAGCATCTGTTCGACGCGCTGGGAGTCTCGACAGGAAACGATCTTCTCCGGCATTGCGAGCGTGCCACTGGCGACCGGCAAAATGCCTGCATGATCTTCTGGACATTGGGCGGCAATCAGGTGGGTAAGGCCGCGATAGCCGGTTGGCGCGAGATCATCGTCCCCAACCTTGCTGAGATCGCCCTCTGGCCTTTCGACGGTGGGATCGACGCCCTCGCGAACCCTGACGTCACCATCGTCGCCGAGACCTATCCCGGCGACGTCTATGGCCAGCTCGGCATCCCCCGCCGACCCATCTGGAGCAAACGACAGCAATCAGGCCGCCAATCTATCGGCCACCATCTCATCCGTTGGCTGGCTGCACGCCCGCAGGTGGACGGGACGGCGATACGCAAAGCGATTTCCGACGGATTTGGGTCAGACAAGACCGGCGAGGACCGTTTCGACGCAACGGTCGGCCTGCTCGGTATGCTCGACGTGGTCGATGGCTATCGTGATGACGGCGTCCCGGATGACAAGGTTGTTGGTCGGTGGGAAGGTTGGATCCTCGGCCAAGCAGGCACAAGGGGCCGAGGTTCTCAACGGCGTGGGGCACCGCCATGA
- the bfr gene encoding bacterioferritin yields MKGDKKVIERLNEALFLELGAVNQYWVHYRLLEDWGYTKLAKKERAESIEEMHHADRLVARIIFLEGHPNLQTLAPLRIGQNVREVLEADLAGEYDARTAYKKSRDICHDAGDYVSMKLFEELLADEEGHIDFLETQLDLLEKIGEAKYGQLNADSANEAE; encoded by the coding sequence TTGAAAGGCGACAAAAAGGTCATCGAGCGGCTTAACGAGGCACTTTTCCTCGAACTCGGCGCAGTCAACCAATATTGGGTTCACTACCGCCTGTTGGAAGACTGGGGCTATACCAAGCTTGCCAAGAAGGAGCGCGCCGAATCCATTGAAGAGATGCATCATGCTGACCGTCTGGTCGCGCGCATCATCTTCCTTGAGGGGCATCCAAACCTGCAGACGCTTGCTCCCTTGCGCATCGGCCAGAACGTCAGGGAAGTTCTGGAAGCCGATCTTGCCGGCGAGTATGATGCCCGCACAGCTTACAAGAAGTCGCGCGACATCTGTCATGACGCCGGTGACTATGTCTCCATGAAGCTCTTCGAGGAGCTCCTTGCCGATGAGGAAGGCCATATCGACTTCCTCGAGACGCAGCTCGACTTGCTCGAGAAGATCGGCGAAGCCAAGTATGGCCAGCTGAACGCCGACTCTGCCAACGAGGCCGAGTGA
- a CDS encoding error-prone DNA polymerase, with protein MSTTPAFFEIGARTNFSFLEGASSPEEMVVQAACLKLGGIGIADKNSVAGVVRAHAQAEEIRKKFERKEAGLLEEDEKMQIIPDPIRIQPGARLVFADGTPDVLAYPRNRRGWAHLCRLLSAGNLKPEAEKGSCILTEAEIMEWGDEMMLALVPDRLVVNDAVGQQAFENCLQRFRKRFRKTVHMALAPAYDGRDKQVFAILSMLAARNRIPLIVTNQPLYHHPDRRPLSDIVIAIRKHVPIAEAGFLLAPNAERYLKGTREMVRLFKDYPDAIDNTRAFFSSLTFSLKELEHNYPPENDPGETPYETLERLTWAGAAKRYHPQRVPQKIVTQIDYELDLIRQKNYASYFLTVYKIIQHARYKLGVLCQGRGSAANSVICYCLEITEVDPNKATLLFDRFISMDRDEPPDIDVDFEHDRREEVIQYIYKRYGIEHAGLTAGVTTYRTRSAGREVAKAFGLSEDVQSAISSLVWGWSEDNLSERDAKAAGLDISDPVTKNVLRYASELLGFPRHLTQHVGGFVITRDRLDEVVPIMKTAMPDRYMIEWDKDDLDNVKILKVDVLALGMLTCLRKAFELLQLHYDVKKTLADLGNKEHGEEGKPVYAMMCRADTLGVFQIESRAQMSMLPRLKPREFYDLVIEVAIVRPGPIQGDMVHPYLKRREQKTPIEYPSKELKAVLERTLGVPLFQEQAMQIAITAAGFKPAEADRLRRAMATFKRTGTIGNFEKRFIEGMVSRNYSSEFARQCFNQIKGFGEYGFPESHAASFALLVYASSWIKAYYPDVFCAAMLNSQPMGFYAPAQLVRDAREHGVEIRAVDINRSDWDCLLEDARFDKSKIDFRHRDMNKIIRTKRAVRLGFRQVKGLSGDMIKAKLIANRGAGYRSIRDLWLRSGLEKSDIERLADADAFGSIGLSRREALWAARALDVKSAAERLPLFDRVSHVDLQVEPRVKLPEMLPGEQVVEDYRYLSLSLKAHPISFLRDDFQRAGITRNVDLLAVPNGKRVTIAGLVLVRQRPGSAKGVIFMTLEDETGVANAIVWKKTFEKYRSVVMGARLVKIHGKLQSQSGVIHTVVEHIEDMTPALGLLQKEAQRFGLCERADEAMRPAVDARAKKMARILEKEAVERRVISTSSETNAGETAKVMPKGRNFH; from the coding sequence ATGAGCACGACGCCCGCATTTTTCGAGATTGGTGCGAGAACGAACTTCTCGTTTCTTGAAGGAGCCTCCAGTCCCGAGGAGATGGTGGTGCAGGCAGCTTGCCTGAAGCTCGGTGGAATCGGGATTGCTGACAAGAATTCGGTTGCCGGGGTCGTGCGGGCGCATGCGCAGGCGGAGGAGATCAGGAAAAAATTCGAGAGGAAGGAAGCCGGCCTTCTGGAAGAGGACGAGAAGATGCAGATCATTCCCGATCCAATCCGCATCCAGCCCGGTGCGCGTCTCGTCTTTGCGGATGGAACTCCGGATGTTCTTGCCTATCCACGAAACAGGCGAGGATGGGCGCATCTTTGCCGTCTTCTGAGCGCCGGGAACCTAAAACCGGAGGCGGAGAAAGGCTCCTGCATTCTCACCGAGGCGGAGATCATGGAATGGGGAGACGAGATGATGCTCGCCCTTGTTCCTGACCGGCTCGTTGTGAATGATGCCGTTGGCCAGCAAGCATTTGAGAATTGCCTGCAGCGGTTTCGAAAACGCTTTCGCAAGACAGTCCATATGGCGCTGGCGCCGGCTTATGACGGCCGCGACAAACAGGTTTTTGCAATCCTTTCCATGCTTGCCGCCCGCAACCGCATTCCGCTGATCGTGACCAATCAGCCTCTTTATCATCATCCTGACCGGCGGCCTCTCTCCGATATCGTGATTGCGATCCGCAAGCATGTTCCGATTGCCGAAGCCGGTTTCCTTCTGGCGCCGAATGCAGAGCGCTATCTCAAGGGAACGCGGGAAATGGTGCGTCTCTTCAAGGACTATCCCGACGCGATCGACAATACACGTGCATTCTTCTCCAGCTTGACCTTTTCGCTCAAGGAGCTGGAGCACAATTATCCGCCTGAAAACGATCCTGGCGAAACGCCGTATGAAACGCTCGAACGGTTGACCTGGGCCGGAGCTGCAAAGCGCTACCACCCGCAGCGCGTTCCGCAGAAAATCGTGACACAGATCGATTACGAACTGGATCTCATCAGGCAGAAAAACTACGCTTCCTATTTCCTGACAGTTTACAAGATCATTCAACACGCCCGCTATAAGCTCGGGGTTCTGTGCCAGGGCCGCGGATCAGCTGCGAATTCGGTCATCTGCTATTGCCTTGAAATAACGGAAGTCGATCCGAACAAGGCCACCTTGCTTTTCGATCGGTTCATCTCGATGGACCGGGATGAACCGCCGGATATCGATGTCGATTTCGAGCACGACAGGCGCGAAGAAGTCATCCAGTACATCTATAAAAGATACGGTATAGAGCATGCCGGGCTGACAGCGGGGGTGACCACCTATCGCACCCGCTCTGCTGGCCGCGAAGTCGCCAAGGCCTTCGGGCTTTCGGAAGATGTCCAATCGGCGATCAGCAGCCTCGTCTGGGGCTGGTCGGAAGACAATCTGTCGGAGCGCGATGCAAAGGCGGCTGGTCTCGACATTAGCGATCCGGTGACGAAGAACGTCCTCAGATATGCGTCCGAGCTTCTCGGCTTTCCGCGTCACCTCACCCAGCATGTCGGCGGATTTGTCATCACCCGGGACCGGCTCGACGAAGTCGTGCCCATCATGAAGACGGCGATGCCGGACCGCTACATGATCGAGTGGGACAAGGACGATCTCGACAATGTCAAGATTCTCAAGGTCGATGTTCTGGCGCTTGGGATGCTGACCTGTCTTCGCAAGGCCTTCGAACTTCTTCAGCTGCACTACGATGTGAAGAAAACGCTCGCCGATCTCGGCAACAAGGAGCATGGGGAAGAGGGCAAACCGGTTTACGCGATGATGTGCCGGGCCGATACGCTGGGCGTCTTCCAGATCGAAAGCCGGGCGCAGATGAGCATGCTGCCGCGACTGAAGCCGAGGGAATTCTACGATCTCGTCATCGAGGTGGCAATCGTCCGGCCAGGACCGATACAGGGCGATATGGTGCACCCCTACCTCAAGAGACGGGAGCAGAAAACACCCATCGAATATCCCAGCAAGGAATTGAAGGCGGTGCTGGAAAGAACCCTCGGCGTTCCCCTGTTTCAGGAACAGGCAATGCAGATTGCGATTACCGCCGCAGGCTTCAAGCCGGCGGAAGCCGATCGGCTTCGACGGGCAATGGCGACGTTCAAGAGAACCGGCACGATCGGCAATTTCGAGAAGCGATTCATCGAGGGAATGGTTTCGAGAAACTATTCGTCTGAATTTGCGCGGCAGTGTTTCAATCAGATCAAAGGCTTCGGCGAATACGGCTTTCCGGAAAGCCATGCGGCCTCCTTCGCGTTGCTCGTCTATGCTTCATCTTGGATCAAGGCCTACTATCCTGATGTCTTCTGTGCGGCGATGCTGAACTCGCAGCCGATGGGTTTTTATGCGCCGGCGCAATTGGTCCGGGATGCCAGGGAGCACGGCGTGGAAATTCGTGCGGTGGATATCAATCGTTCGGATTGGGATTGCCTCCTGGAGGATGCGCGTTTCGACAAGTCAAAGATCGACTTCCGGCACAGGGACATGAACAAGATCATCCGGACGAAGAGGGCGGTTCGCCTCGGTTTCCGGCAGGTGAAGGGCCTTTCCGGCGACATGATAAAGGCGAAATTGATCGCAAATCGAGGTGCCGGCTATAGATCGATCCGCGATCTATGGCTGCGCTCGGGCCTTGAAAAATCGGATATCGAACGGCTGGCAGATGCAGATGCGTTCGGTTCCATCGGCTTGTCGCGGCGAGAGGCGCTCTGGGCGGCGCGGGCGCTTGATGTGAAAAGTGCCGCAGAGAGGCTGCCTTTGTTCGATCGGGTGTCGCATGTCGATCTCCAAGTCGAACCGAGGGTGAAACTGCCCGAAATGCTGCCGGGCGAACAGGTGGTCGAGGATTATCGCTATCTCTCGCTGTCACTGAAAGCGCACCCTATCTCCTTCCTGCGAGATGATTTCCAAAGAGCAGGCATTACGCGCAATGTCGATCTTCTGGCCGTGCCGAACGGAAAGAGGGTGACGATTGCAGGGCTGGTGCTGGTCCGCCAGCGCCCGGGCTCGGCCAAGGGCGTGATCTTCATGACGCTTGAGGATGAAACGGGTGTTGCCAATGCCATCGTTTGGAAAAAGACTTTCGAGAAATACCGCTCGGTTGTCATGGGGGCGCGGCTCGTGAAAATCCATGGCAAATTGCAAAGTCAGAGCGGCGTCATTCACACTGTGGTCGAGCATATCGAAGATATGACGCCCGCTCTCGGCCTTCTGCAGAAGGAGGCGCAGCGCTTTGGTCTTTGCGAACGCGCCGACGAGGCTATGCGGCCGGCAGTCGATGCCCGCGCAAAGAAGATGGCGCGTATCCTCGAAAAGGAAGCAGTCGAAAGGCGAGTGATATCAACAAGCAGTGAGACGAATGCTGGGGAGACCGCAAAGGTTATGCCGAAAGGGCGCAACTTTCACTGA
- a CDS encoding DNA polymerase Y family protein, translating into MLSLSFPHLPTDRIARKRWGLSWRSAGRPDAPPIVCSGRLNNAMRLTALDEVAERIKLKKNQGVAEARAIYPLLDVIEEDLAADRRLLEGIADWCDRYTPLVAFDGKDGLFLDITGCAHLFGGERAMLKDILSRLFHMGFDVRGAISSSPGLSWGVSRFGDGGVIETDQMEHVLAPLPVAALRLEEGTVEALKKLGLKYIVDLLSAPRAPMARRFGAQLLLRLDQALGVEEEPVSPRRPVASLSAERRLIEPIGTEEDILAVTGQIAQSLKASLEARGAGGRVFELVLFRVDGRVFRIPVGASQPLRDPKHIASLFSERLQAIHDDLDAGYGFEILRLNVLRHDPFNATQGDFEGGRQKETSLAAFIDKIAARLGADCLQRFQLRESHVPERAAIAIPAMEGVQARRKAEDGNPFPSRSERPLRLFARPEQVEALLAEVPDGPPQIFRWRRMQHRVARSEGPERLAMEWWIDGAEAEARDYFRIEDDAGHRFWIYREGFYGHELPPRWFMHGLFA; encoded by the coding sequence ATTCTGTCGCTCAGCTTTCCCCATCTTCCAACCGACAGGATCGCCCGCAAGAGGTGGGGTCTGTCCTGGCGTTCGGCCGGACGCCCTGATGCGCCGCCGATCGTCTGTTCTGGACGGCTCAACAATGCCATGCGCCTAACGGCGCTCGATGAGGTGGCGGAACGGATCAAACTGAAGAAAAACCAGGGAGTAGCAGAAGCGCGTGCCATATACCCGCTTCTGGATGTCATCGAGGAAGATCTGGCGGCCGATCGCCGGCTTCTCGAGGGCATCGCTGATTGGTGCGACCGTTATACGCCGCTGGTGGCATTCGACGGCAAGGACGGGCTGTTTCTGGATATTACCGGCTGCGCCCATCTCTTTGGCGGCGAAAGGGCCATGCTCAAGGATATCCTTTCCCGGCTCTTCCATATGGGGTTCGATGTCCGCGGCGCGATCTCTTCGTCGCCGGGCCTTTCCTGGGGCGTTTCCCGCTTCGGGGATGGTGGCGTCATCGAAACCGATCAAATGGAACATGTGCTGGCACCACTGCCGGTCGCAGCCCTTCGGCTGGAGGAAGGGACCGTCGAGGCACTGAAGAAGCTCGGCCTCAAATATATCGTCGACCTCCTGTCTGCCCCACGCGCACCGATGGCCCGCCGTTTCGGCGCGCAACTCCTGCTCAGGCTCGACCAAGCGCTTGGAGTGGAAGAGGAGCCGGTTTCCCCGCGGCGGCCCGTTGCCAGTCTTTCCGCCGAACGACGCCTCATCGAGCCGATCGGTACGGAAGAAGATATCCTCGCCGTCACCGGCCAGATCGCCCAATCACTGAAAGCCTCGCTTGAGGCACGCGGCGCCGGCGGCCGGGTATTCGAACTCGTGCTTTTTCGCGTCGACGGCAGGGTCTTCAGGATTCCCGTCGGCGCCTCACAGCCTCTCAGGGATCCGAAGCATATCGCTTCGCTTTTCAGCGAGCGTCTGCAGGCAATTCACGACGATCTCGACGCCGGCTACGGCTTTGAAATCCTGCGGCTGAATGTGCTGCGCCATGATCCCTTCAATGCGACGCAGGGGGATTTCGAAGGAGGCCGACAGAAAGAGACATCGCTTGCGGCGTTCATCGACAAAATCGCAGCCCGCCTCGGCGCGGATTGCCTGCAGAGATTTCAACTGCGCGAGAGCCATGTGCCGGAGCGGGCGGCGATTGCAATTCCCGCCATGGAAGGCGTTCAGGCACGCCGCAAGGCGGAGGATGGAAATCCTTTTCCTTCCAGAAGTGAGCGTCCCCTGCGGCTTTTTGCCAGGCCGGAGCAAGTGGAGGCCCTGCTTGCCGAAGTGCCCGACGGTCCGCCGCAAATCTTCCGCTGGCGGCGCATGCAGCATCGCGTGGCAAGAAGCGAGGGACCGGAGCGGCTTGCCATGGAATGGTGGATCGATGGCGCGGAGGCCGAGGCACGCGATTATTTCCGCATAGAGGATGATGCCGGTCACCGCTTCTGGATCTATCGCGAAGGTTTTTACGGGCATGAACTTCCTCCTCGCTGGTTCATGCATGGGCTCTTTGCATGA
- a CDS encoding metallopeptidase family protein, which produces MARIDQSEDWRDRHAPTLSTFESLAMEAYSHLPDEFRSLTDNLTIEIEDFPDDDVFEDMALETPFDLLGLFEGRGISERFTVETGEMPNRIRLYRRPILDYWAENDETLGDIITHVLIHEIGHHFGLSDDDMERIEASVEEAVER; this is translated from the coding sequence ATGGCCCGCATAGACCAGAGCGAGGATTGGCGGGACCGCCATGCCCCAACGCTCAGCACATTCGAGTCCCTGGCGATGGAGGCCTATAGCCACTTGCCGGATGAATTTCGCTCGCTCACCGACAATCTCACGATCGAAATCGAAGATTTTCCCGACGACGATGTTTTCGAGGATATGGCGCTGGAAACGCCGTTCGACCTGCTTGGCCTCTTCGAAGGCCGGGGTATTTCCGAGCGATTCACGGTCGAAACCGGCGAGATGCCCAATCGTATCCGCCTCTACCGGCGTCCCATTTTGGATTATTGGGCGGAAAACGATGAAACGCTCGGAGACATCATCACCCACGTCCTCATCCATGAGATCGGTCACCATTTCGGCCTGAGCGATGACGACATGGAGCGGATCGAAGCGAGCGTCGAGGAGGCCGTCGAGCGCTGA
- a CDS encoding DUF1737 domain-containing protein, with protein sequence MKLYRLLTGQDDAAFCHRVTDALNKGWSLHGAPSLTYNIQTGQVIAGQAIVKEVEGKDYHPEMKLSEQ encoded by the coding sequence ATGAAGCTCTATCGCCTTCTGACCGGCCAGGACGACGCCGCGTTCTGCCATCGCGTAACCGATGCCCTCAACAAGGGCTGGTCGCTTCACGGTGCACCGTCGCTGACCTACAATATTCAGACCGGCCAGGTGATTGCCGGCCAGGCGATCGTCAAAGAGGTCGAAGGCAAGGATTATCATCCGGAGATGAAGCTCTCCGAGCAATAG